A genomic region of Candidatus Delongbacteria bacterium contains the following coding sequences:
- a CDS encoding Na+:solute symporter, with protein MSPLDWGIVGLYLVFALGVGLLLRKKGEASTSAFFLGGRSLPWWVIGTSMVATTFAADTPLAITEMVRTGGIWKNWWWWNIAMGGLLGVFLFSRLWRRAEVLTDNELIEIRYSGRPAAFLRGFKACWFAVFYNFIVMGWVINGMSTVITVLTGYPPALVTWTLVAITVVYTVLSGFYGVVITDLVQFLIAMSGSVILAVLAVKSVGGMESLLAKLQEVPEAPAHLLALVPPLDAGSGGFLSTNFFSFMVFITVMWWSSHNADGGGYIIQRMSACRDERDAFKATLWFTVANYALRVWPWVIVALVSLVLFPALQDHKQAYPMVLNQVLHSGLKGLLVTSFLAAFMSTIDTHLNWGASYIVHDVYRRFIRPVASETHYVWVSRITILVLICTAAVISGYMTSIEKAWVFIWATGAGIGLVLILRWFWWRINAWSELSALATSILVTIGLEVLAWAQSAPGEYHLFASTASLFGQPLGSAHKALIVVPLSIIVWLTVTLLTRPEPEATLKAFVARVRPGGAWGPYTVASPDNVLGGILPRWLGGVMLVYGMTFSIGSFLLQRPGQSSLLLLTALAGIWLLRREHDSGKGFQSMAGNTTGKEGQ; from the coding sequence GTGAGTCCACTGGATTGGGGCATCGTCGGGCTTTACCTGGTCTTCGCGCTGGGTGTCGGCCTGCTGCTGCGCAAGAAGGGCGAGGCCTCGACCTCGGCCTTTTTTCTGGGTGGGCGCAGCCTTCCCTGGTGGGTCATCGGCACCTCGATGGTGGCCACCACCTTCGCTGCGGACACCCCGCTGGCAATCACCGAAATGGTGCGCACGGGCGGCATCTGGAAGAACTGGTGGTGGTGGAACATCGCCATGGGAGGACTGCTGGGAGTCTTCCTCTTCAGCCGGCTCTGGCGGCGCGCCGAGGTTCTGACCGACAACGAACTGATCGAAATCCGCTACAGCGGCCGCCCGGCCGCCTTCCTGCGAGGCTTCAAGGCCTGCTGGTTCGCGGTGTTCTACAACTTCATCGTGATGGGCTGGGTGATCAATGGCATGTCCACGGTCATCACGGTGCTCACCGGATATCCACCCGCGCTGGTCACCTGGACTCTGGTGGCCATCACAGTGGTCTACACCGTGCTCTCCGGGTTCTACGGCGTGGTCATCACCGACCTGGTGCAGTTCCTGATCGCCATGTCGGGCAGTGTGATCCTGGCGGTGCTGGCGGTCAAGTCCGTGGGCGGCATGGAGTCGCTGCTGGCAAAGCTGCAGGAAGTGCCCGAGGCCCCGGCCCACCTGCTGGCGCTGGTGCCCCCGCTGGATGCGGGAAGCGGCGGGTTCCTCTCGACCAACTTCTTCAGCTTCATGGTCTTCATCACGGTGATGTGGTGGTCCAGCCACAATGCGGACGGGGGTGGTTACATCATTCAGCGCATGTCCGCCTGCCGTGACGAACGTGATGCCTTCAAAGCCACCCTCTGGTTCACCGTGGCCAACTACGCGCTGCGGGTCTGGCCCTGGGTGATCGTGGCCCTGGTCTCGCTGGTGCTCTTTCCCGCGCTCCAGGATCACAAGCAGGCCTACCCGATGGTGCTGAACCAGGTGTTGCATTCGGGGCTGAAAGGTCTGCTGGTCACCAGTTTCCTCGCGGCCTTCATGTCCACCATCGACACCCACCTCAACTGGGGCGCCAGTTACATCGTGCACGACGTCTACCGGCGCTTCATTCGGCCCGTGGCCAGCGAGACACACTATGTCTGGGTCAGCCGGATCACGATTCTGGTGCTGATCTGCACCGCGGCGGTCATCTCGGGTTACATGACCAGCATCGAGAAAGCCTGGGTCTTCATCTGGGCCACCGGGGCGGGCATCGGGCTGGTGCTGATCCTGCGCTGGTTCTGGTGGAGGATCAATGCCTGGTCGGAGCTCTCGGCACTGGCCACCTCGATTCTCGTGACCATTGGTCTGGAAGTGCTGGCCTGGGCCCAGAGCGCCCCCGGCGAGTATCACCTCTTCGCCAGCACGGCCAGTCTCTTCGGGCAACCGCTGGGCAGCGCGCACAAGGCGCTGATCGTGGTGCCCCTGTCGATCATCGTCTGGCTCACGGTGACCCTGCTGACCCGACCCGAGCCGGAAGCGACGCTCAAGGCCTTCGTGGCCCGGGTCCGCCCGGGCGGTGCCTGGGGCCCCTACACGGTGGCCAGCCCCGACAATGTGCTGGGCGGCATTCTGCCGCGCTGGTTGGGAGGCGTGATGCTGGTCTACGGCATGACCTTCTCGATCGGCTCCTTCCTGCTGCAGCGCCCGGGCCAGTCGAGCCTGCTGCTGCTGACCGCCCTTGCGGGAATCTGGTTGCTGCGCAGGGAACACGATTCCGGCAAGGGATTCCAGTCCATGGCCGGCAACACCACCGGCAAGGAGGGACAATGA
- a CDS encoding TldD/PmbA family protein, with the protein MKQIGEWALDAASQAGVDYADARLLDTWTQGVQMRNGETSSLWDNRDQGLGVRVLAKGAWGFAATSHLDRESVIRCAREAVAIARASASVNSQSVRLAPEPAWQDFWQTPVQRDPFSVPLEQRLALLLACDAELRRDPRVKVASGSLRFVRERIRLMSSEGLDLDQELIRSGAGISATATDGCDSQTRSYPMSHGGQWMSLGWELIESMDLPGNSARVAEEAVALLSAPLCPSGTMDLILKPAQLVLQIHESVGHATELDRVLGYEANYAGTSFATTEKLGNFRYGSPLVNLVADGTVPGGLATRGYDDDGVRQQRWPIVQQGILKGYMTNRELAHTIEEGGSRGCNRAETWGDIPIVRINNLSLMPGASSWDDLVAGVDDGVIMDSNNSWSIDQRRLNFQFGCEIGWRVQKGRITGLVRNPTYQGMTPQFWGACDGICGPELWQLMGVANCGKGQPGQTAHMSHGSSPARFRGIQVGIKTS; encoded by the coding sequence ATGAAGCAGATCGGTGAATGGGCGCTGGACGCCGCCAGCCAGGCGGGAGTCGATTACGCGGATGCACGCCTGCTGGACACCTGGACCCAGGGCGTGCAGATGCGCAACGGGGAAACCTCCTCGCTCTGGGACAACCGCGACCAGGGACTGGGAGTGCGCGTGCTCGCCAAGGGAGCCTGGGGCTTCGCGGCCACCAGCCACCTGGACCGGGAGTCCGTGATCCGTTGTGCGCGCGAGGCCGTGGCCATCGCCCGGGCCAGCGCCAGCGTGAACAGCCAGTCCGTGCGTCTGGCCCCGGAACCGGCCTGGCAGGATTTCTGGCAGACTCCCGTGCAGCGGGATCCCTTCAGTGTCCCGCTGGAACAGCGGCTGGCCCTGCTGTTGGCGTGTGATGCGGAACTGCGGCGCGACCCGCGCGTCAAGGTCGCTTCAGGCAGCCTGCGTTTCGTGCGCGAGCGCATCCGGCTGATGTCCAGCGAGGGGCTGGATCTGGATCAGGAACTGATCCGCAGCGGTGCGGGCATTTCGGCCACGGCCACCGATGGTTGCGACAGCCAGACCCGCAGTTACCCCATGTCGCACGGCGGTCAGTGGATGAGCCTGGGCTGGGAGCTGATCGAGTCCATGGACCTGCCGGGAAATTCGGCCCGCGTGGCGGAGGAGGCGGTCGCCCTGCTCTCGGCACCCCTGTGTCCCAGCGGGACCATGGACCTGATCCTCAAGCCGGCCCAGCTTGTGCTGCAGATTCACGAAAGCGTGGGTCACGCCACCGAGCTGGACCGTGTGCTTGGGTACGAAGCCAATTACGCGGGCACCAGTTTCGCCACCACCGAGAAGCTGGGCAACTTCCGTTACGGCAGCCCGCTCGTGAACCTGGTGGCCGATGGAACCGTGCCCGGTGGTCTGGCCACCCGTGGCTACGATGACGATGGCGTGCGCCAGCAGCGCTGGCCCATCGTGCAGCAGGGCATCCTCAAGGGATACATGACCAACCGCGAACTGGCACACACGATCGAAGAGGGCGGCAGCCGCGGCTGCAACCGCGCCGAGACCTGGGGCGACATTCCCATCGTGCGCATCAACAATCTGAGCCTGATGCCCGGCGCCAGCAGCTGGGATGACCTGGTGGCCGGCGTGGATGACGGTGTGATCATGGACAGCAACAACAGCTGGAGCATCGACCAGCGCCGGCTCAACTTCCAGTTCGGTTGTGAGATCGGCTGGCGCGTGCAGAAGGGACGCATCACGGGTCTGGTTCGCAACCCCACCTATCAGGGCATGACTCCCCAGTTCTGGGGTGCCTGCGACGGAATCTGCGGCCCCGAGCTCTGGCAACTGATGGGCGTGGCCAACTGCGGCAAGGGGCAGCCCGGCCAGACCGCACACATGTCCCACGGCAGTTCGCCTGCCCGCTTCCGCGGGATCCAGGTGGGAATCAAAACCTCGTGA
- a CDS encoding TldD/PmbA family protein, translating into MSAHLNVQKLLDACLSGLPAGMPAEALFWSDARRLSRFANNSIQQNLAREDGVLRLVVQDGDRLGSASCNHFDGDSLQRLQRTALDAARAGSPCKDLQILRSSCETPTHENTDEGTLNHTPEQKAAALGGTFELARERGFESSGIFSTAQAELAMANSAGLYCHSHSSTAVFSVTMQTPDGSGWAEEQHTAVNQLNVDAVTREAASICARAQKPVPIDAGRWTVVLPPAAVTDMVQFLAWMGFGARAFLDGTSALSGKRGQQLFGENVSLRDDWSHPLLNGRPFDLEGVARRRVPLVERGVFIQPVFDLGTAREAGETSTGHGHARPNGSGPWPENLVLEPGQQSMDELIAGTTDGLYVTHFHYTNVVDPMTLTITGMTRDGVFRIRNGKLAEPVHNLRWTVSLFDFFRNIEALSRDQVLQSRTFGGGAVVPGLRVREFNFSSASSF; encoded by the coding sequence ATGAGCGCACACCTGAACGTGCAGAAGCTGCTGGATGCCTGCCTGTCGGGGCTGCCGGCCGGAATGCCCGCCGAGGCGCTGTTCTGGTCCGATGCCCGCCGCCTGTCACGCTTCGCCAACAACAGCATCCAGCAGAATCTGGCCCGCGAGGACGGAGTGCTGCGCCTGGTGGTGCAGGACGGGGACCGACTGGGCAGCGCCAGTTGCAACCACTTCGACGGCGACAGCCTCCAGCGCCTGCAACGCACGGCCCTGGATGCGGCGCGCGCCGGTTCGCCCTGCAAGGATCTCCAGATCCTGCGCTCCAGCTGTGAGACGCCCACTCACGAGAACACGGACGAAGGCACCTTGAACCACACCCCGGAACAGAAGGCCGCCGCACTGGGCGGTACCTTCGAGCTGGCCAGGGAACGGGGATTCGAAAGCAGCGGCATCTTCAGCACGGCTCAGGCCGAGCTGGCGATGGCCAATTCCGCGGGCCTCTACTGCCACTCGCACAGCAGCACGGCCGTGTTCTCGGTGACCATGCAGACACCCGATGGCAGTGGCTGGGCCGAAGAACAGCACACGGCCGTGAATCAGCTGAACGTGGATGCGGTGACCCGGGAGGCGGCGTCGATCTGTGCCCGGGCCCAGAAGCCGGTGCCCATCGACGCGGGACGCTGGACTGTGGTCCTGCCGCCCGCGGCCGTCACCGACATGGTGCAGTTTCTGGCCTGGATGGGCTTTGGCGCACGGGCCTTTCTGGACGGCACCAGTGCACTCAGCGGAAAACGCGGCCAGCAGCTTTTCGGCGAGAACGTGAGCCTGCGCGATGACTGGTCCCACCCCCTGCTCAATGGGCGCCCCTTCGATCTGGAAGGTGTCGCCCGGCGCCGTGTGCCTCTCGTGGAACGGGGAGTCTTCATCCAGCCGGTCTTCGATCTGGGAACCGCACGTGAAGCGGGCGAGACCAGTACGGGGCATGGGCATGCCCGTCCCAACGGCAGTGGCCCCTGGCCCGAGAATCTGGTGCTCGAACCCGGTCAGCAAAGCATGGACGAACTGATCGCCGGCACGACCGATGGATTGTACGTGACACACTTCCACTACACCAACGTCGTGGATCCCATGACCCTGACCATCACGGGCATGACGCGAGACGGCGTGTTCCGCATCCGCAACGGCAAGCTGGCCGAGCCGGTGCACAATCTGCGCTGGACCGTGAGCCTCTTCGATTTCTTCCGCAACATCGAGGCGCTCAGCCGCGACCAGGTGCTGCAGTCCCGCACCTTCGGCGGAGGAGCCGTGGTGCCCGGTCTGCGGGTCCGTGAGTTCAATTTCAGCAGTGCAAGCAGTTTCTGA
- a CDS encoding tetratricopeptide repeat protein has translation MGTESRFRGPLYVLLMWLVPCLAAVPWTPDADSRLDRIAVSAILAEFSGDQQRALSQFADLLRADPSLVFAADALRELALMGGSAEALSVLGPWTLQYRNDDTAILSLWLESQLDRRSLRGLDDALASLPDSSFTDIRIRGELKHGDTAKAWKRLDALSDWNQLNDEDWIQLLEWRNRESAPFTGRARELALDWLSVMERGGRSAFFDRGLASLPAHEGAELRLRQDLAHGRLDSAWAHLERMLGSRDVPPDAWTDLLQWVRLSNPGASADSTLIHDSGLRALTLLDHSPMRDDAPALLAKARLHWLLDQPDPALASLASCLERDSLQVDALVLQGHIHLTLAAWQPALDSFQSASRLFPGHPDILDPLAFCLQQLGRLREAAPLRAALVEAFPAQQSFWIDYGNLLQEMGERDAALALSMEAVRLFGDRSRPMLLNNTAYLMAQMDHDLPRAELMVRQALSSDPDSPFYLDTLGWIQLKLGEPEQARVSLERARELSPADPEILEHLGELYLALGQHALVRQVWREALGLQPDNGRLRLRLDALDEP, from the coding sequence GTGGGCACTGAGAGTCGGTTCAGAGGACCCCTGTATGTTCTGTTGATGTGGCTGGTACCCTGTCTGGCCGCCGTTCCCTGGACCCCCGACGCCGATTCCCGCCTGGACCGCATCGCCGTCTCCGCGATTCTCGCGGAGTTCTCGGGCGACCAGCAACGCGCTCTCAGCCAGTTTGCCGACCTCCTGCGGGCCGACCCCAGTCTGGTCTTCGCTGCCGATGCACTGCGCGAACTGGCCCTGATGGGCGGCTCAGCGGAAGCCCTGAGCGTGCTGGGGCCGTGGACCCTGCAGTACCGCAACGATGACACGGCCATTCTGTCGCTCTGGCTCGAGAGCCAGCTCGACCGCCGGTCGCTGCGCGGTCTGGACGACGCTCTGGCCAGCCTGCCCGACAGCTCATTCACCGACATCCGGATCCGGGGCGAACTGAAACACGGCGACACCGCCAAGGCCTGGAAGCGACTGGACGCACTCTCGGACTGGAACCAACTCAACGATGAGGACTGGATCCAGTTGCTGGAATGGCGCAACAGAGAATCCGCGCCCTTCACCGGCCGGGCCCGCGAGCTGGCTCTGGACTGGCTTTCGGTCATGGAACGCGGCGGCCGAAGCGCTTTCTTCGACCGCGGACTGGCCAGCCTGCCCGCCCACGAAGGAGCCGAACTGCGCCTGCGTCAGGATCTGGCACACGGCCGACTGGACTCGGCCTGGGCACACCTCGAACGCATGCTGGGCTCGCGCGATGTGCCGCCAGATGCCTGGACGGACCTGTTGCAGTGGGTGCGGCTGAGCAATCCCGGCGCCTCCGCGGACAGCACACTGATTCACGATTCGGGCCTGCGGGCGCTGACCTTGCTGGATCACAGCCCCATGCGCGACGATGCACCCGCATTGCTGGCCAAGGCGCGTCTGCATTGGCTGCTGGATCAACCGGATCCGGCGCTGGCAAGCCTTGCGAGCTGCCTGGAGCGTGATTCACTCCAGGTGGACGCACTTGTGCTGCAGGGCCACATCCATCTGACCCTGGCGGCCTGGCAGCCCGCGCTGGATTCATTCCAGTCGGCCTCGCGTCTCTTTCCCGGCCACCCCGATATTCTGGACCCGCTGGCCTTCTGTCTGCAGCAACTGGGGCGCCTGCGCGAGGCCGCTCCCCTGCGGGCCGCCCTGGTGGAAGCCTTTCCGGCCCAGCAGTCCTTCTGGATCGACTATGGCAACCTGCTGCAGGAAATGGGCGAACGGGACGCGGCCCTGGCACTGAGCATGGAGGCCGTGCGCCTGTTTGGCGATCGCAGCCGGCCGATGCTGCTGAACAACACGGCCTACCTGATGGCCCAGATGGATCACGACCTGCCCCGGGCCGAACTCATGGTGCGTCAGGCGCTGTCCAGTGATCCCGACTCGCCCTTCTACCTCGATACCCTGGGCTGGATCCAGCTCAAACTGGGTGAGCCCGAGCAGGCGCGCGTGTCTCTCGAAAGGGCACGCGAGCTCAGTCCCGCTGACCCCGAGATCCTGGAACACCTGGGTGAGCTCTACCTCGCCCTGGGGCAACACGCTCTGGTTCGGCAGGTCTGGCGTGAGGCCCTGGGACTGCAGCCCGACAATGGCCGGCTGCGCCTGCGGCTTGACGCCCTCGACGAGCCCTGA
- the rseP gene encoding RIP metalloprotease RseP: protein MLTLASFIVVIAVIILVHEAGHYIAARMCGIRVDTFSIGFGPRIRSFHWRGTEFVLAWIPLGGYVKMAGIIDENFDGSTSLTGADDEFMSKSALQKAFVISAGVIMNMVLAVVIYSGIFLFWGNQVPSDDAVMSAVYQGYPAAQAGLQPGDRVLSIDGTVVSSWQEMERIIRNSAGQELQLELERDGSTLSVSLTPLEDFDETLGRVGRVGIQQSMMRESVSLSDAPALGLRQTGRVIEMAWSTLRSLISGQASLREVGGPIFIAQMSGTVVRSGLEAFLSFIAFISVHIGFMNILPFPVLDGGHLVYILIESVIGRPLPTRLKLWINQAGVLLLLLLMVFIMKNDIQRMLGGGTFGETPTTEEMAPAPGDSSGH from the coding sequence ATGCTGACACTCGCATCGTTCATCGTCGTCATTGCCGTGATCATCCTGGTGCACGAGGCGGGCCATTACATCGCGGCCCGGATGTGCGGCATCCGGGTGGACACCTTTTCCATCGGTTTCGGCCCCCGGATCCGCAGTTTCCACTGGCGCGGCACCGAGTTCGTGCTGGCCTGGATTCCGCTCGGCGGCTACGTCAAGATGGCCGGCATCATTGATGAGAACTTCGACGGCAGTACCAGCCTGACCGGTGCCGACGACGAGTTCATGTCCAAGTCCGCACTGCAGAAGGCATTCGTGATCAGTGCCGGTGTGATCATGAACATGGTGCTGGCCGTGGTGATCTACAGCGGCATCTTCCTGTTCTGGGGCAATCAGGTCCCTTCGGACGATGCGGTGATGTCAGCCGTGTACCAGGGCTACCCCGCGGCTCAGGCTGGATTGCAGCCAGGAGACCGTGTGCTGAGCATCGACGGCACCGTCGTGTCCAGCTGGCAGGAAATGGAACGCATCATCCGCAACAGCGCCGGTCAGGAGCTGCAGCTGGAACTGGAGCGCGATGGCAGTACGCTGAGCGTGAGCCTGACTCCCCTGGAAGATTTTGACGAAACTCTGGGCCGCGTGGGGCGGGTGGGAATCCAGCAGAGCATGATGCGCGAATCCGTGAGCCTGAGTGATGCCCCCGCACTGGGGCTGCGCCAGACCGGCCGCGTGATCGAGATGGCCTGGAGTACCTTGCGTTCCCTGATCAGTGGCCAGGCCAGTCTGCGCGAGGTGGGCGGGCCGATCTTCATTGCCCAGATGTCCGGCACCGTGGTACGCAGCGGGCTGGAAGCCTTTCTCAGTTTCATCGCCTTCATTTCGGTACACATCGGTTTCATGAACATCCTGCCCTTTCCCGTGCTGGATGGGGGTCACCTGGTCTACATTCTCATCGAGAGCGTGATCGGCCGCCCGCTGCCCACGCGTCTCAAGCTCTGGATCAACCAGGCCGGCGTGCTGCTGCTGCTGCTGCTGATGGTCTTCATCATGAAGAACGACATCCAGCGCATGCTGGGGGGCGGGACCTTCGGTGAGACACCCACCACGGAGGAAATGGCCCCTGCTCCGGGGGACAGCAGTGGGCACTGA
- a CDS encoding 1-deoxy-D-xylulose-5-phosphate reductoisomerase, with translation MVSVEQGGVREPENLLLIGSTGSIGESTLKVVRRHPDRFRLVGLTAHSSWQRLAEQAREVRPRWVHIGEAFFKDVRAALEGTGIEVLSGRRDLVDLPAREGCDTLVLAIVGTRGLEPLMSAIKAGRRICFANKEPLVTAGELVMKEVRQRGLHCLPIDSEHSAILQCLRGENMHEVRRLILTASGGPFRQSTLEEFNSATREQALRHPTWEMGAKITVDSATMMNKALEVIEARWLYDLPEDQIDVLIHPQSIVHSMVEFRDRSVKAQLGLPDMRIPIQYALSYPEHLELDMETVDWVRLGALSFEAVDDVKFRALPLARAALRQGRGAPCVMNAANEAAVELFLAGKLSFSGIYRQVESALSAWQGRAESLDELIALDRDTRESVLKAVC, from the coding sequence ATGGTGAGTGTGGAACAGGGCGGAGTGCGGGAGCCGGAAAACCTGCTGCTGATCGGGTCCACCGGGTCCATCGGCGAGAGCACGCTCAAGGTGGTCCGGCGTCATCCAGACCGGTTCCGGTTGGTGGGGCTGACCGCGCATTCAAGCTGGCAACGGCTGGCGGAGCAGGCCCGCGAGGTGCGGCCACGCTGGGTTCATATCGGCGAGGCCTTTTTCAAGGATGTGCGAGCCGCGCTTGAGGGCACGGGCATCGAGGTGCTCAGCGGCCGCCGTGACCTGGTCGACCTGCCGGCCCGCGAGGGCTGCGATACCCTGGTGCTGGCGATCGTGGGCACCCGGGGGCTGGAACCGCTGATGAGCGCGATCAAGGCCGGCCGCCGGATCTGTTTCGCCAACAAGGAACCTCTGGTCACGGCCGGTGAGCTGGTCATGAAGGAAGTGCGCCAGCGTGGCCTGCACTGCCTGCCCATCGACAGCGAGCACAGCGCCATCCTGCAGTGCCTGCGTGGCGAGAACATGCACGAGGTGCGCCGCCTGATCCTGACCGCATCGGGTGGACCCTTCAGGCAGTCCACCCTGGAAGAGTTCAACAGCGCAACCCGCGAGCAGGCTCTGCGCCATCCCACCTGGGAGATGGGCGCCAAGATCACGGTGGACAGCGCCACCATGATGAACAAGGCGCTTGAAGTCATCGAAGCCCGCTGGCTGTATGATCTGCCCGAGGATCAAATTGACGTGCTGATCCATCCGCAGTCGATCGTGCATTCGATGGTCGAGTTCCGCGATCGCAGCGTCAAGGCGCAGTTGGGACTCCCCGATATGAGGATTCCCATCCAGTATGCTCTGAGTTACCCGGAACACCTGGAACTGGACATGGAAACCGTGGACTGGGTCCGGCTTGGAGCTCTCAGTTTCGAAGCTGTCGATGACGTGAAATTCCGCGCCCTGCCGCTGGCAAGGGCAGCGCTTCGGCAGGGGCGTGGTGCACCCTGCGTGATGAATGCGGCCAACGAGGCGGCCGTGGAACTGTTTCTGGCGGGAAAACTGTCCTTCTCGGGCATCTACCGCCAGGTTGAATCGGCCCTTTCCGCATGGCAGGGACGGGCCGAGAGCCTCGACGAGCTGATCGCGCTGGATCGGGACACCCGGGAAAGCGTGTTGAAGGCGGTTTGCTGA
- a CDS encoding methionyl-tRNA formyltransferase — MVANDGTGARGRRLVFMGSPGFALPCLQALLEDGWDVPLVLSQPDRPAGRGRGSRPTEISAFARERGLALETPVDLEDPGLHERLKAVDAPWFVVVAYRLLPASVLALPGRGAVNLHASLLPDFRGAAPIQRAIMAGCSRSGLSTFLLSPGVDTGPLLMQKEIEIGPDETGGQLHDRMMHAGAQLLRATMDGLDAGTLTGKPQAQRDGLRRAPKLGPRTRRLDFSRPLQGLHDRIRALAPAPGAQCQFRGRRLQILATRRTDETVPQGCLPGELVLLASGGLAIVCGDGLLECLLLKPEGKGPQEASAWLNGARPLPGERLLPVE, encoded by the coding sequence GTGGTGGCAAATGATGGCACCGGCGCCCGAGGGCGCCGTCTTGTTTTCATGGGCAGCCCCGGATTCGCCTTGCCCTGCCTGCAGGCCCTGCTCGAGGATGGCTGGGACGTGCCACTGGTCCTCAGTCAGCCCGATCGGCCGGCGGGGCGCGGACGGGGGTCCCGACCCACCGAGATCAGCGCCTTCGCCCGGGAACGGGGGCTTGCGCTGGAGACGCCCGTCGATCTGGAAGACCCGGGCCTGCACGAGCGACTGAAGGCGGTGGACGCGCCCTGGTTCGTGGTGGTGGCCTATCGGCTGCTTCCCGCGAGCGTTCTGGCCCTGCCGGGGCGAGGGGCCGTCAACCTGCACGCCAGCCTGCTGCCCGACTTCCGTGGGGCGGCGCCCATCCAGCGGGCGATCATGGCGGGGTGTTCCCGCAGTGGGTTGAGCACATTCCTGCTCAGTCCGGGGGTCGACACGGGTCCACTGCTGATGCAGAAGGAGATTGAGATCGGCCCCGACGAGACCGGAGGCCAGCTCCACGACCGGATGATGCACGCGGGGGCCCAGCTGTTGCGGGCCACCATGGACGGTCTGGATGCCGGCACCCTCACGGGTAAGCCCCAGGCACAGCGAGATGGCTTGCGACGTGCTCCGAAACTGGGGCCTCGCACACGTCGGCTCGACTTCAGCCGTCCGCTGCAGGGCCTGCACGACCGCATCCGCGCACTGGCTCCCGCTCCGGGTGCCCAGTGTCAGTTCCGAGGCCGACGGCTGCAGATTCTGGCCACCCGCAGGACCGATGAAACAGTCCCGCAGGGCTGCCTGCCCGGAGAACTGGTGCTGCTGGCCAGTGGTGGTCTGGCCATTGTCTGTGGCGACGGGCTGCTGGAATGCCTGCTGCTCAAGCCCGAGGGAAAGGGGCCGCAGGAAGCATCTGCCTGGCTCAACGGTGCCCGTCCATTGCCGGGCGAGCGCTTGCTGCCCGTCGAATGA
- the def gene encoding peptide deformylase, translated as MTLNIHILGDPVLRRPARPVETFDDGLKDLVHDMYETMLEADGIGLAAPQIGLEQRLLVLGIPMEDESIKLAAFINPEVLATRDRCRMEEGCLSIPGIRADVDRPARIQLRWQDVDGSERKAWFDELEARVLQHEIDHLDGKLFIDYLAPEERAALQPAIQRLQELQGRGGK; from the coding sequence ATGACCCTGAACATCCACATCCTGGGAGACCCGGTCCTTCGCAGGCCCGCGCGCCCGGTCGAGACCTTCGACGACGGGCTGAAGGATCTGGTCCACGACATGTACGAGACCATGCTCGAAGCCGATGGCATCGGCCTTGCCGCGCCCCAGATCGGTCTCGAACAGCGCCTGCTCGTGCTGGGCATCCCCATGGAAGATGAGTCGATCAAACTGGCCGCCTTCATCAATCCCGAAGTCCTCGCCACGCGCGACCGCTGCCGGATGGAAGAAGGCTGCCTGAGCATTCCCGGCATCCGGGCCGACGTGGATCGCCCGGCGCGCATCCAGTTGCGCTGGCAGGATGTGGACGGCAGCGAACGCAAGGCCTGGTTCGACGAACTGGAAGCCCGCGTCCTCCAGCACGAGATCGATCACCTCGACGGCAAGCTGTTCATTGACTATCTGGCTCCCGAGGAGAGGGCCGCATTGCAGCCCGCGATCCAGCGTCTCCAGGAGTTGCAGGGTCGTGGTGGCAAATGA
- the yajC gene encoding preprotein translocase subunit YajC, whose amino-acid sequence MPLIAQAPQGGGLMAFLPFVVMIAIFYLLIIRPQMKRQKEHAAMQQSLTSGDQIVTTGGVHGVIKSVKEDSLQVKIAENTVVDLDRNAVARKKNA is encoded by the coding sequence ATGCCCCTGATTGCCCAAGCCCCCCAGGGAGGCGGCCTGATGGCCTTCCTGCCTTTCGTCGTGATGATCGCGATCTTCTATCTGCTGATCATTCGACCCCAGATGAAGCGGCAGAAAGAACATGCCGCCATGCAGCAGTCCCTCACCTCGGGAGACCAGATCGTGACCACCGGTGGTGTGCACGGTGTGATCAAGTCCGTGAAGGAAGACAGCCTGCAGGTCAAGATCGCCGAGAACACCGTGGTGGATCTGGACCGCAACGCGGTCGCCCGCAAGAAAAACGCCTGA
- a CDS encoding acyl-CoA thioesterase codes for MLLQTRVRYAEIDSMAFAYYGHAAAWFEMARTERIRQLGISYADIENQHGLWLPVLELQVKYHLPARYDDLLGLAARIRCEGSRVLRISYQVQRDDEVLYTGQTVQCFLDAASQRPACIPDWFRERLEAHPD; via the coding sequence GTGCTGCTGCAGACACGCGTGCGCTATGCCGAGATCGATTCCATGGCCTTCGCCTATTACGGCCACGCGGCCGCCTGGTTCGAAATGGCGCGTACCGAGCGGATTCGCCAACTGGGCATCTCCTATGCGGACATCGAAAATCAGCACGGCCTGTGGTTGCCCGTGCTTGAACTGCAGGTGAAGTACCATCTGCCCGCGCGCTATGACGATCTGCTGGGGCTGGCGGCTCGCATCCGCTGCGAAGGCAGCCGCGTGCTGCGCATATCCTATCAGGTCCAGCGCGACGATGAGGTGCTGTACACCGGGCAGACCGTGCAATGTTTCCTGGATGCCGCCAGCCAGCGGCCCGCATGCATTCCCGATTGGTTTCGCGAACGCCTGGAGGCACACCCTGACTGA